AGCACGAGGGCTGAGCaacccccaaagcccctccaGTGCAGGGAACACCAGGACCGAGCAcccccagcatgggcagcacacccccagtgcccccctcAGTGCCCCCCAAGCCTCACCCTCGATGTTCTTGGCCATGTCATAGTTGACCACCATGGAGACGTCGTGGATGTCGATGCCACGTCCGGCCACATCTGTTGCCACCAGGATGTCCTTGGCTCCAGCCTTGAGGTTGGAGAGGGCGAACTCTCGCTGCTCCTGGCCCTTCCCACCGTGCAGGGTGCAGGCGTTGTACTGCGGGAACAGGGGGGGTCAATGGGGGGCACAGactattttatgaaaaatcctctCCTTAGGATTTTTTGTCCTGAGAAGATGAGaggcctcagaggaaaagaaaaacaataattatccACTACcgtggaatgcaacaggtgcatctgaGATTGGTCTCAtggggttgtttttaattaatggccaatcacagtctgGCTGTCTcggactctctggtcagtcacaagattttatcattccattccattcctttctatcctttctattcctttcaagccttctgattaaatcctttcttctacTCTTTTAGTGTAGATTTAATagatcattttcttttaacataacatatttcataaaataataaaccagccttgtgaaacatggagtcaagattctcctctcttccctcgtcctgggacccctccaAACACCATCACATTTGGTGACCCCGAGTGACAAAAAATTCCACACATCCCCACGTGGGGACGAGGGGGACAGAGCTGAGGGTgaccccctcccagcccagcctcaccCCCATCTTCTCCAGGGACTTGGCCAGCACGTCGCAGCCCTTCTTCTGGTTGACGAAGATGATGATGGGCGGGTCGAAGCCCTGTTCCAGGATGGCCAACAGCTTCTTCCTGTAAGagcagaaagaggaggaggagacagtTGGGCAAAGAGATGCTGTAGCCCCAGGCCACCCCCAAATCCGTGCTCCTCACCTCTTCTCGGACTCGGACATGAGGAACACCTTCTGCTCCACCCTCTCGTGGGGTTTGCCGGCGGAGCCGATGTAGACCACGGCCGGGCGCCGCAGGTAACTGCGGGCCAGGCGCTCCACTGCTGGGGGCATGGTGGCTGTGAACATGACAGTCTGCAAGgcaaggggacagggacatcctgtgaggtggcagtgtcccctcgTGAGGAAGGAATGACCCCGGTGGGGCAGGGAACATCCCCCCCATGGAGCAGGAAGATCCCGCAGTGAGGTAGGAACACCTGTGATGGGGCAAGAATGTCTCCCCTCCATGGAGCAGGAACATCACCCACAGGACAGCCACATCCCCCAGTGAAGCAGGAATGACCCCAGAGGGGCAGGAATGTGCTCCCATGGAGCAAGAACATCCCTCAATGAAGTAGGAACAACCCCAGTGGGGTAGGAACGTCCCCCATGGAGCAGAAGCAACCCCCAATGAGGTAGGAATGACCCTAGAAGGGTAGGAATGCTCCCCCATTGAACAGGAACATTGCCCatggagcagggacatcttcctgTGGGGCAGAACCTTTCTCTGTGGGGCAGGATTGTCCCCCATGGAGTAGAAATGGCCCCACAAGGCAAAAATGTCCCCCTGTGGGACAGGAACATCCCTCAATGAAGTAGGAACAACCCCAGTGTGGCAGGAACGTGATCCCATGGAGCAGGAATGATCCCAGTGGGGGAGGATTGTCCCCCATGGAGCAGAAGCAACCCCCAATGAGGTAGGAATGACCCTAGAAGGGCAGGAATGTTTCCCTATggagcaggaacaccttccTGTGGGGTCTTTCCCTGTGGGGCAGGATTGTCCCCCATGGAATAGAAATGACCCCACAGGGCAAAAATGTTCCCTTGTGGGACAGGAATGACCCCCTCATGGGGCAGGAACATCCACTGTGAGGCAAGAACATTCCTCCACAGAGCAGAAATGTGACTCCCATTCCCTCAACCCCTTCCCCAAAAGCCCAAATTGTCCTTCCCCACCCCACAGAAGCCCTCCCAGGCACCCTTTACCCACACCCACCTGTCTGTACTTGTGCTTCCCAGACTCAAAGTTGGCCAACATCTTCTCGGGGTCCTCAGCCTCATCAGTGTCAGGTTTCTGGTTGGTGACAGGCATGTGCTCCAGGATCTTCTGCACGTCTGGCTCGAAGCCCATGTCGATCATGCGGTCGGCCTCGTCCAGCACCACGTAGGTGCAGCGGCTCAGCACCAGGTACCGGTTCTCCAGCACGTCAATCAGCCGGCCCGGAGTGGCAATGACAATCTGGGGGGGCCAGGGGGGTTGGTGGGAGCTGCCCAAAGCTGAGCTGCCcgccctgagaccccccccaagaTCCTCCCACACTTGTCAGGAAAttcctctgactgccctggagGCTGAGACCTTGGCCAGAGTCagacacctgtgtgtgtgtttgacTCTGTGATTTCCATGggttaaaaaattgtttttaacaatttttaaaagtaaactgGGAGTGGGAGGTGGGATTAGAATTACTTTCCTGTCATTTTAGCTCTGTTAATCATCCCATCATCAGGGCAGACAAGcacccatggaaacaattaccagcTTTGTGCCAGGAGTTACAaaccacaagagtttgagtagaatgatagtgaatttatcacagggtgaaaatgcagaattttggggtttttagaatgggggttcaggaggcaagatggaggaatctgagTGGGTCCAAtgtttctccttcttcttcttggcctccatcttctactgtgatggtggcacttttggattggtttagagacAAACTGTCTagcacttttggattggttcAGAGTAGAGACaaactgtctaacataggtgataggtattggaaaattattgtaaataatgtacacgtagcttttagtataaaaagataacactgccccaAGGTGGTCAGCGTGCCCATGTTCCAgactgcaaggcaagatgtatttattaccatctgtatggcagctgGCTTCTGtcaagtgggcagttttccttatctcttccacaatcactcctccctagggaggggacatctgctgataacaggctattgaatgtcactgcatggctgataagagctACAGCACCCATTGGGAGATATGAGaccagggggaggagccaagcattcctgcctggatacaatctgagatttcaaacattcctacccagatacaatctgagatttcaaacattcctgcctggatacaatctgagatTCTGGAGTACCAGCAAGGCTTCttcactggatttcccagaggaacagcagctgcctcttccccttgATCTCCAGAGGAAGGCTCCACCCTTtcctacaggatccctgctccagcagaaccacccctgacactgcaggagggctgcagccacaattccaactggactgctgccaacaccctgacccacagggtgtcaggttgggttctgactctgtcagtgttgttctagtgtactgcattgtttattagaactgttatttcctacTCCCGTATTTTTGCCTGAGggcccttaatttcaaatttataacaattcagagggagggggtgttttacattctccatttctggggaggctcctgccttccttagcagacacctgtctttccaaaccaagacagccTTGAACCGATGTCCTCAGGTCAAAGGAACAATATTATAGATAACAGCAAATAAACAACCGTGAGAATGAGAGCCAAGGAACCCTGTCTTCTTCTTCAGTCTCAGGGCTGGtaaaaagagactttccaacACCTTGGGGTCATCTCAACACCAGAGAGCCCGTGACGCACTCACCTCGCAGCCCATGCGGAGGCGGAAGCCCTGGTCCTCGCGGGAGATGCCGCCGATCACGGCCACGGTGCGGATGCCCAGGGGTTTCCCAAATTTGATGGTTTCCTCCTCAatctgctgtgccagctcacGGGTGGGGGCCAGGATGATGGCGTAGGGCCCCTGGTCTGACTCCTCGATGCTGCAGTATGGCAGGAGATGGTTGTGTCACCCACGGTGCCACATGTGTGCCTTCCACTGTCACCCCATCTCCTCCACCTGTAACCCCATCTCAACCCCTCTGCAGTGTCACCCTGTCACCCCATCCTGTCACCTCCACAGTGCCACTCCTGTCACACCATCTTGTCACCTCCAAAGTCCTGACCCCTCTGCAGTGTCACCCTGTCACCCCCAGAGTGCCATCCCCTCCACCATGTCACCCTGTAACCACGCCTCAATCCCCTAACAGTGCCACCCTGTCACCCCATCTTGTCATGTCTAGTGCCACCCTGTCCCAACTATTTGCACTGTCACCCCATGCCCTCCACCATGTCAGTCTGTAACCCTGCCTCAATCCCCTGACAGTGTCATCCTGTCACCTCCACAGTGCCAGTCTGTCCTGACCCATCTGCAGTGTCACCCTGGCACCCCATCCTGTCACCTCCACAGCACCACCCTGTCCTGACCCATATTCAGTGTCACCCTGCCACTCCACCATGTCACCGTGTAACCCTGCCTCAATCCCCCAACAGTGCCACCTTGCCATCCCATCCTGTCACCTCCtctctgtgccaccctgtccCTTCCTCTCTGCAGCATCACCATCACACCATCTTGTCACCTCCACAGTCCTGACCCCTCTGCAGTGTCACCCTGTCACCCTCACAGTGCCACTCTGTCCCGACCCCTCTGCTGTGTCACCCCATCCTCTCCACCATGTCACCCTGCCTCAATCCCCTGACCGTGTCACCCTGTCACACCACCCTGTCACCTCCAGAGTCCCAACCATCTGCAGTGTCACCCCATGCCCTCCACCAAGTCACCCTGCAACCTTGCCTCAATCCCCTGACAGTGTCACCCTGTCACCTCCACAGTGCCAAGCTGTCCTGACCCCTGTGCAGTGTCACCTTGCCACTCCCCCCTGTCCTATAGGCAGTGTCACCCTGCCACTCCCCACCCCATGGGCAGTGTCACCCTGCCACTCCCCCCTGTCCCACAGGCAGTGTCACTCTGCCACTCCCCACCCCATGGGCAGTGTCACCCTGCCACTCCCCCCCGTCCCACGGGCAGTGTCACCCTGCCACTCCCCACCCCACGGGCAGTGTCACCCTGCCACTCCCCCCTGTCCCAcgggcagtgtccctgtccccaccggTCGATTTTGGGCAGGGTGGTGATCCACACGAGCAGCGGGATCAGGAACGCCGCCGTTTTGCCGCTGCCGGTCTCGGCCACGCCAATGATGTCGCGGTTCTGCAGCCCGATGGGGATGGCCTGGCGCTGGATCGGGGTCGGCTCCTGCCGGGGGCAGCACGTTGGGAGCAGAACTTGCCCTGTTCCCCCTCTCTGAATCCCTGACcacccctttcccccctccctaGCTCCCCCTCTCCGTGCCCACCTTGTATCCACACTTGTCAATGACCTCCAGGATGTGGGGGGGCAGGGAGGAGTCCTTCCAGGAGcggatgggattggggatctTGCCCCCCTTGGTGGTGATGCTGTAATCCTCACGGAAGATGCGCCAGTCCCTGTCTGTCATCTCGTCCAGCTTCTTCTGGGACCAGTGCCGGTCATCCCAGCGCTGCTTGGCCTCCTTCTTCCGCAGCTTCCGCAGCCGcgccctgggcagggagggaagggatggggaaaggggagagggaaaagggaatggggaaagggagagggatggggaaagagggatggggaaaagcAGATAGCAAAAGGGACATGTGGAAAAcggagagggaagagggaatggggaaaagggatgagggaaagggagagcgatggggaaaaggagataggaaaaagggagaggggatggggaaaGAGGGATGAGGGAAAAGAGaatgggggaaagggagagggaaagggggatggagaaaaggagagggaaacggcaatggggaaaagggaatgggggaaaggagagaagggaatgggggaaaggagagaaggatGGAGAAagtgggatggggaaaaggggataaggaaagagaataaaggaaaaggaaatggggaaatgggagagggaaagggggatgagggaaaagggaatagGGAGAaggatggggaaaaggggatggggaaaagggaaagcaggATGAAGAGAAAGCAGTAGGAAATGGGAGATGAGGGAAAAAGGAACGGGGAAagtgggatggggaaaggagaataaaggaaaagggaacaggGGTaatgggagagggaaagggatggGAGAAATGGGGACGAGGACAGGCGGATGAGGGAAGGGAATGAGGGCAAGGCAAGGAAAGGGATGACAAAAGGGAGTGAGGAAGgtgaggaaagggaaggagaaaatggaTAAGGCTCACCCTGTGCCTCTAGAACCCTTCTGCCAATTTCCTGCAagacctgctgcagcccagctccacatcCCAACCAAGCTAAGCCAGCCATGACCCTACACACccctcagcaccc
This Haemorhous mexicanus isolate bHaeMex1 chromosome 33, bHaeMex1.pri, whole genome shotgun sequence DNA region includes the following protein-coding sequences:
- the DDX23 gene encoding probable ATP-dependent RNA helicase DDX23 isoform X2 produces the protein MAGEVADKKDRDASPVKEERKRSRSPERDRERERKGSPPAKERKRHRSRERRRSRSRSRSRSKSAERDRRHKERDRDRSKKERDRDKDGHRRDKDRKRSSLSPGRGKDSKSRKDREARKAEEEEENALKKEKAQPLSLEELLAKKKAEEEAEAKPKFLSKAEREAEALRRRQQEVEERQRLLEEERKKRKQFQEMGRKMLDPQERERRERRERMERETNGTEDEEGRQKIREEKDKSKELHAIKERYLGGVKKRRRTRHLNDRKFVFEWDASEDTSIDYNPLYKERHQVQLLGRGFIAGIDLKQQKREQSRFYGDLMEKRRTLEEKEQEEARLRKLRKKEAKQRWDDRHWSQKKLDEMTDRDWRIFREDYSITTKGGKIPNPIRSWKDSSLPPHILEVIDKCGYKEPTPIQRQAIPIGLQNRDIIGVAETGSGKTAAFLIPLLVWITTLPKIDRIEESDQGPYAIILAPTRELAQQIEEETIKFGKPLGIRTVAVIGGISREDQGFRLRMGCEIVIATPGRLIDVLENRYLVLSRCTYVVLDEADRMIDMGFEPDVQKILEHMPVTNQKPDTDEAEDPEKMLANFESGKHKYRQTVMFTATMPPAVERLARSYLRRPAVVYIGSAGKPHERVEQKVFLMSESEKRKKLLAILEQGFDPPIIIFVNQKKGCDVLAKSLEKMGYNACTLHGGKGQEQREFALSNLKAGAKDILVATDVAGRGIDIHDVSMVVNYDMAKNIEDYIHRIGRTGRAGKSGVAITFLTKEDSTVFYDLKQAILESPVSSCPPELANHPDAQHKPGTILTKKRREETIFA
- the DDX23 gene encoding probable ATP-dependent RNA helicase DDX23 isoform X1, with the translated sequence MAGEVADKKDRDASPVKEERKRSRSPERDRERERKGSPPAKERKRHRSRERRRSRSRSRSRSKSAERDRRHKERDRDRSKKERDRDKDGHRRDKDRKRSSLSPGRGKDSKSRKDREARKAEEEEENALKKEKAQPLSLEELLAKKKAEEEAEAKPKFLSKAEREAEALRRRQQEVEERQRLLEEERKKRKQFQEMGRKMLEDPQERERRERRERMERETNGTEDEEGRQKIREEKDKSKELHAIKERYLGGVKKRRRTRHLNDRKFVFEWDASEDTSIDYNPLYKERHQVQLLGRGFIAGIDLKQQKREQSRFYGDLMEKRRTLEEKEQEEARLRKLRKKEAKQRWDDRHWSQKKLDEMTDRDWRIFREDYSITTKGGKIPNPIRSWKDSSLPPHILEVIDKCGYKEPTPIQRQAIPIGLQNRDIIGVAETGSGKTAAFLIPLLVWITTLPKIDRIEESDQGPYAIILAPTRELAQQIEEETIKFGKPLGIRTVAVIGGISREDQGFRLRMGCEIVIATPGRLIDVLENRYLVLSRCTYVVLDEADRMIDMGFEPDVQKILEHMPVTNQKPDTDEAEDPEKMLANFESGKHKYRQTVMFTATMPPAVERLARSYLRRPAVVYIGSAGKPHERVEQKVFLMSESEKRKKLLAILEQGFDPPIIIFVNQKKGCDVLAKSLEKMGYNACTLHGGKGQEQREFALSNLKAGAKDILVATDVAGRGIDIHDVSMVVNYDMAKNIEDYIHRIGRTGRAGKSGVAITFLTKEDSTVFYDLKQAILESPVSSCPPELANHPDAQHKPGTILTKKRREETIFA